TAAAAGCGGATCGCTGTGGCTTGtgcatagtgttaaatacggcCTTtctcactcagctgatggagtgtGCTTCTTTGGCTCAAGAGGCAGAATGTTCACTTATTACGCCGGGAGCCTGGTTCAACTTTTCCCCCTTTTcttttacatgtaaatgaatGCTTTTCCTTGGAATTGCGTgggaatatattaaatataaagtctgttatattatatcatctgttatatctgttatatgttatattataattcGATTTATTTCAATACTAAAGGACGTTCAAGTGACACCACAATGAATTCCCTTTTGTTAATACGACATCATCATTTACAATATTGTTGCCAATTTTCAGCTCCGCAAGGAGATGGCTACACAACGCCTAACATCAAATAACGGCTTAACCTTGTTAGATATGTCACACGGGTAATGGACATCTCGTACTAAGTTTGTATTAATATTGCCTATTTTCAGCTTTTCCTTTTCAACATTGAGCCCGAGTTGACTGCCTTATATGGTAATAACTCCGTTGTGGAAGCTGCGCCCTCTTCTGACGAATGTCGGCATTACCCACAGTCAAGTGGATGTACAGACATCTATATCAGGAACTCGAAAACCGACACAGTACGTAATACTTAATATAAATTTAACGACTGATTGCTATGATCGTGCTTGCGTGGAAGGCAAATGAACCTCGTACAAACATTTTCAATTGTGCAAGGTTAACTTTAATTCAGTAGCCACTGAAATCAAGGAATCGGTAGCACAATCCTTTACGTATTCTTATGAACTATTAATGCGCATTTGCAAAAGAGTTACGAgctttttatgtaaataaaagttCAATTTCACGTCAAcatgtatggaaatatatcacaaaatcaATAGAAAAAATTTATTCCCGAGAAATGATTTTCTATGTGTTTTTTAAAACAACAATCAACAAAACGATCCAAATTTTGCAGACATTTTCGCGTTAAGGTCGAGGGAGGTATTGGACATTTGACCCTAACGGAACACCAAAAACGTTCGAGATCAAGATGAAAGTAGTCTCGTCAGGTGTGGAGTCAATTATCAAGTTGATAATGTTTAGACATttcattagaaaaaaatattgcttTCCCTAACAAAAAGCGTTTATTGTAGTTTGTGTTGGGACATTCTGAGGATGGACCCCCGGCAATGGACAAAGCCGGTGTCTGGCTGGATGTAGATATCACCGATACATGGAACGGAAAAACAGTCAAGGAGAGGTTCATGTCGTTCACCAGAGCCGGTAACTACACTAGTGAACAAGTACATGTTTCGCTCGGTCTGAATCAAGTAACTGCCCCCAACCCCCGCCGACATACCAGAATCTTTAAAAACGATTGTTGCTAGTCCTGCTTAGCGGTCAGCACTTTGGGATAGGGATGATTGTTTTGCctttttcagtataatgtgtccgGTTGGGGTGTTCTggtgggtgtcttcggcagcaTGCTTCAGCGATGTAGCACTAAAcaactataacacacacatacgcactcaccaagTTAATTCTGAAATGACCTTAGCTATTGATATGGTATTAGACAATTATAGGACAAACCGTTGGCAAACGCTGGCATGACATACATCCTGGTTCATTATTCTGACACTGAACATTGGATTTATCAGTCATGGGTTCATAACCAGTATATTCTACGAAGACTTACtatttgtgaccttgaatgcggGTCAAGGtcgtttgaacaaactttgtaaccTACATACCATCAAGCTTCAGACTCATTATAAGGTCactgagcctcttggttatcaagagAAAGGCGTTTAAAGATTGTATCATATTCGACGTCTGTGACTTTGAACAAGGGTAAAGGTCACTcttttgaacaaacatggtagcacttcatcccagcatgaAACAGACctagacctaatattgggtctctgatCATTTTGGTCACCAAGAAgaacgccggacaaaaggcgatcacaTAAgttcaactgagacttcgtctcaggtgacctacaAACATGATAAGAAAAATGCAGGTATCATTCTTACGTCCGATAAACAAagtaaaattttgataatagATTAGTCCAGAAACACAGCTTAAGAACAAGTATTAACTATTGATTCTCCATCTGAAGGGCGTCAGAGTTGCTGTCCCCATTTTATGTATAGTCTTCCTGTCTCGACTTTGGCCTCTAGTTGAGCGTTGGCCCCTGTGAGAAAGGttttgggccctgccccttgcCGTGGCAATTCAGAGACCATCAAAAGTATCGGTGTtgctcctgcttagcactcAACACTTTTGAAGTGGAACAAGAAGTTCGCCCATcgtctgtataatgtgaccgggtggattGTCTTACTGGGTTTTTTCGATAGTGTGgttcattgaggtagcactataatgtCAGTTCCAGGCTATGATAATCACAAACAAACTGCAGCTTCAAAAAACACACATACTTCGTAAACGCATTAATCTTTCACACAGaagagaccgtccttaaatccTTGTTGATAGGGCAATTAAACAGTTTAATAATCCAAACCAAATTatttgtaataatatataatgtgtgtgtaaCTTTTATCTTTAAACGTCACTCTGAAAGGTTCATTGCCAGGAAACATGTTTAACATAATGACCAACAATCTGATGAATAGTGCAAACAGTGTATTCCAGAAGACAATCAACAAGTCCGGGATACGTAAGTATTGTAATATACCCTACTTTACAACTACCATTGTTTATGGCAGTAGAAGCCGTGTTTTACGGTCGAGAAGTTGCTTTGTCAAATCACATCCTTCAGTTTGTAGAGTTTTGTCAGTATTCTCTTatgttagttagttagttagttagttaaaatgcttaacggcccatcaacactataaaggtcattagggccAAAATCAGTGATTAAAAATACGAGCAAAAACGGCAAGAGACATAAATCAacgaaatattttaaaatgtagatatttattggtacactcacgataggtttaaaatcaaaaagtggctatggttagtcagatCTTGTGATAAAGGCCAATAACTttcagatagttcaaaattttgtatatactaaCAGACTTGAACAGAGTCTTCAGACTTGTCATGCTGTTGTAAAAACTCTCTTGCAAGTTTTAGATCAATGCAATCCAACAGAAAGTGTTTGACGGTAAATGGTTCATTGTACAGGATGCACTGGGGTTGATACTCACGCTTCAATAAGTAGGAATgcgttatatatgtatggcCCATCCTAAGACGGGCAAGAACAACGTCGTCTCGTCGATTGTCTTTCAATACATCGGAGACTGATTCAATTAGCTGACATTCTTCCCAATTTTTGGTTTCGTTCTTTTCGACatgtatttttctttgtttttgtctttgaaAACATGTATATGTCCATCTGTAGCTGATGTTTCATGCCGAATAATTTCCTTGCAGCCCGACGATTCTTCATGCGTGCAATTCTATCGGCAAAGAACTATCATGACATCGTAAACATCGTAGAGAAATCGCCGGGTAATGTTTCCATCAAGCATTTCAatgatttaattcattttagaGACATCGTCCAGTAAATGTCAAACATGATAGACATTTTGTCTTGTTTGTGCATGTACATTACttataattacaggtacatTACTTATAATTACAGGTGTTTCGTCTGGGTATAACATCAACTTGATTCACCCCGCCCCCAGCAGTGCCGGGTCCCCGGTTCACCCCGCCCCCAGCAGTGCCGGGTCCCCGGGAGGCCTGATGTGTACGTGTATAGAGATAGCGGGACATACAGACGGAGTCCGGAAATGTGTAACTCCGTGTGCTGACttcttcacacacacaaacctGTAAGTAAGGACATCGAACGGACACGATTAGCTACCTCCATTACAATATGTAGGATCTCCGTGTTTTCCGACCATTGTCACCTTTTGGTTTCTCAGTTAGTCATTGACGTGTGTCGCCTAAAATGTAGAGGTGTCAATACAAAAAAGGTACAAAGTGGTCGACAAGGATGTAGACTCAAAATAAGTCGTATACAAACAGCTGCAGACATTATAGGCAAGACCCCAGTTTAATCGTTAAACATCTTAGTAAGAAAGATATATTGAGGTGAGGGATCAGGTTgaagacattttattttattgtttgaaatattttccttCGGAAAATAGAAGTTAGGGAATTTCCTAAAACTTAGGAATGATGAAAATAGGGCTAGGTTGATAAAGCTTTCAGAATAATTCACAATTCAGGCTAGATTCGTCGCGGGACGTTGAGTTGATGCTCCGTTGTAAATAAACCCATTCAACATAATAACCAAATATTTCATCTTACTGTCCAATAACGCATGCGTCTGATACACAGATTTGACTATTTGGCGGTACCCCATTATCTGGAAGAGAGTTCGGTACAGCGTCAACTGACATTGGAATCTTGGAGAGCGGAATGTAAAGACATAGCAAAACTTGACGTCATCAGGATACTCTCTAACCAGGACAACAGCCCATTCCCGGTGTTTAGGACGGGGGAGAAGCCGGACCATATCTCCACGGGGTGTGTAGGTAAGAGTTTATGATATAAACTGGTCTTGTAGAGAGGCTGGTGAACGGGAGGATTGCTAATTTGAGTTTCAGTTTTATGTTACCCAGATACTCTCAGCAAAGGAGAACTAATGGTCCTAAATTGAAATTTGGCTATGACTTGATTTCAGGTGAgaatattatataactacaaaGTATAACAGACCTATCCATACCGGGATGTATTGCGGCTATTGGACGCTCGGATGTAATTTGTTCTTGCCTTTTTAAAGgattttcattttcttaaaaATCGTCTTACAGGGCCATGTAACGCCCCATTTGATTGGATGATATAGCGGCGTAAGAATTTCTAAGAGAAAAATATCCATCAATAAAAATTGATTCTCACAGGGATCATGTAGTTATGGAGCTATGATGTATATAAAGAAAAGAGTGTAGGTGGTTGATAATGAGAGCTCAGTCCGGTTGCGTTATGTGTTAGAATATAAGAATTGCGAGTTTCAATATTTCAATCTTATCATACGCGTCAGTGTTTAAGGTAAgcatttttcagaaataattgtgattttttttcctttgcagctatatttgatttgaatGCCATGATATTAGATATCTACCGCGACAAGCCTGACAGTACTGACCCCATCATCAACATCGATATCAGAGCGTTCCAGGGATATCCTACAAAATGACTCCAGATCTCGAGAAAATggtgttatattgtaaatatcataTAGGGTtagtttcaaataaaatataaagcGAATTTCAATGGAGTGTTATATTGTGCACATGTTTCACCGTATTTGTTCGAGAATCGCTTTTTATTTATGTACGGAAATATGATTCCcgaaaatatgtaaatatgaacGGACTGATTTCCGGGATTTTGTTAGGGattcttattttttaaaaactatcGACGCTAATTACCACATAACATAACAAAGAAcgaatttgaaatttaattgacatttatttaaaaataacaatataaaggccaaaaaactttaaacaaacaaaaaagtatcATTGGAAGGAAAGCATGTAAATCATGTCTGTTGTCATCACTGATCATATTActattatttttcattcataatttggtgataatattttaacaaaagcAGGAAGTGGAAAAAGGTTTAGTGGTAAATATCTATACGTTATTTCATCATATCCAAAAACAGATAGAGATTTTTAGAACGTTTGTTTAGCCCAAAGAAAAATGGCATTGTAAACATGctaataaagaatgaagtgtagcaaagggggataacttgttatcgttccttacgaACGAAATGATAACACGAGCTAATTCGCATATTTTGCCGGATTTAATAGCGATTTGGGAGCATCATTGTAAAACTCGCCTCTATCAGGTCTGAGggtatctggtatccctgtgcAAATAGTTTTTTGGGATATATTTTGGGTTAAACATGACAAAATCGTCATGTTGACCGataggttctgtttaaatcgccctcaaaattaaaaaaaaaatccagaaacatatataatgtacatgtaaatagataaatgtttcctgaaaaAAACGGTATgattagtttttcgatatcttttacagaacggtcacaagatttttttgaaaatggcctattcgaccttctcagtatttttcaactcgacaggggtattttactataaatagaccaACTGATTTGATGACGTACataacgccatcctgaactcacCGGGTGTTGTCTCTGAAAtgattccccgaggagttccgggTGGAATAACACTGGAGACTTCAGGCCTCTTACTCGTTCAACTCAAGGCTTTAGCTGCAGTCAAAGTGAgatgtattacattttcccgtcaggaccagggctttctaatattatataatattaaaactgACATTCAATGTTATAGCTGTTCTACGTTGAGCAAATTTGTTGCTTGACAGGATCAGTATTCACAGTCAAATCctagacctaatattgggtatCTGATCCTTTTGGTCACCatgaagaagtcgtttaaagattttagcatatttgacccatgtgaccttgaatgaaggccaaggtaaactatttgaacaaactttgaagCCCTTtgtcccagcatgctacatacccaCTATCAGGTCTGTGGGCCTGTTGGTTATCGAGGAAAGGCTGAAAATgttgtttacgacgcacgacgccggacaaaaggcgatcacaatagttcaactgagacttcgtctcaggtgacctacaAACATTACGAGAAAAATGCAGGTATCATTCTTACGTCCGATAAACAAAGTAAAATTTGATAATAGATTAGTCCAGAAACACAGCTTACGAACAGGTATTAACGGTTGATTCTCTATCTGAAGGGCGTCAGAGTTGCTGTCCCCATTTTATGTATAGTCTTCCTGTCTCGACTTTGGCCTCTAGTTGAGCGTTGGCCCCTGTGAGAAAGGttttgggccctgccccttgcCGTGGCAATTCAGAGACCATCAAAAGTATCGGTGTtgctcctgcttagcactcAACACTTTTGAAGTGGAACAAGATGTTCGCCCATCGcctgtataatgtgaccgggtggattGTCTTACTGGGTTTCTTCGACAGTATGgttcattgaggtagcactataatgtCAGTTCCAGGCTATGATAATCACAAACAAACTGCAGCTTCCAACAACACACACACTTCGTAAACGCAGGAATCTTTCACACAGaagagaccgtccttaaatccTGGTTGATAGGGCAATTAAACAGTTTAATAATCCAAACCAAATTATTTGTATTGcataatatataatgtgtgtgcAACTTTTATCTTTAAACGTCACTCTGAAAGGTTCATTGCCAGGAAACATGTTTAACATAATGACCAACAATCTGATGAATAGTGCAAACAGTGTATTCCAGAAGACAATCAACAAGTCCGGGATACGTAAGTATTGTAATATACCCTACTTTACAACTACCATTGTTTATGGCAGTAGAAGCCGTGTTTTACGGTCGAGAAGTTGCTTTGTCAAATCACATCCTTCAGTTTGTAGAGTTTTGTCAGTATTCTCTTatgttagttagttagttagttaaaatgcttaacggcccatcaacactataaaggtcattagggccAAAATCAGTGATTAAAAATACGAGCAAAAACGGCAAGAGACATAAATCAacgaaatattttaaaatgtagatatttattggtacactcacgataggtttaaaatcaaaaagtggCTATGGTTTCGTTCTTTTCGACatgtatttttctttgtttttgtctttgaaAACATGTATATGTCCATCTGTAGCTGATGTTTCATGCCGAATAGTTTTCTTGCAGCCCGACGATTCTTCATGCGTGCAATTCTATCGGCTAAGAACTATCAAGACGTCGTAAACATCGTAGATAAATCACCGGGTAATGTTTCCATCAAGCATTTCAATGATGTAATTCATTTTAGAGACATCGTCCAGTAAATGTCAAACATGATAGACATTTTGTCTTGTTTGTGCATGTACATTACTTATAATTACAGGTGTTTCGTCTGGGTATAACATCAACTTGATTCACCCCGCCCCCAGCAGTGCCGGGTCCCCGGGAGGCCTGATGTGTACGTGTATAGAGATAGCGGGACATACAGACGGAGTCCGGAAATGTATAACTCCGTGTGCTGACttcttcacacacacaaacctGTAAGTAAGGACATCGAACGGACACGATTAGCTGCCTCCATTACAATACTTAGGATCTCCGTGTTTTCCGACCATTGTCACCTTTTGGTTTCTCAGTTAGTCATTGACGTGTGTCGCCTAAAATGTAGAGGTGtccatacaaaacaaaaacaaaaaacaacaacaacaaagtgaTCGGCAAGGATGTAGAACGACTCAAAATAAGTCTTATACAAACAGCTGCAAAAATTACCCCAGTTTAATCGTTAAATATCTTAGTAAGAAAGATAGATTGAGTTGAGGAATAAGGTTGAAGACATTTTCTTATTGTTTGTAATGTTTTCCTTCGGGAAATAGAAGTTAGAAAATTACCTAAAACACCGGAATGATAAAAATAGGACTAGGTTGACAAAGCTTTCAGAATAATGACAATTCAGGCTAGATTCGTCGCGGGACGTTTCATCTTACTGCCCAGTAAAACATGCGTCTTACACACAGATTTGACTATTTGACGGTACCCCATTACCAGGAAGAGAGTTCGGTACATCGTCAAATAACATTAGAATCGTGGAGAGCGGAATGTAAAGACATAGCAAAACGTGACGTCATCAGGATACTCTCTAACCAGGACAACAGCGCATTCCCGGTGTTTAGGACGGGGGAGAAGCCGGACTATCTCTCCACGGGGTGTGTAGGTAAATGGTTAGAATATAAGCTGGTCTTTTGGAAGGATTGGTGAACGGAGGGGTCGCTAATTTGGGTCCCAGTTTTATGTTAACCAGATACTCTCAGCAAAAGCAAACTAATGGTCCTAAATTGAAATTTGGCTATAAATTGACTTCAAGTGAGGATATTTGATATAACTGAAAGGTATGTAACAGACCGGGATGTATTGCAACTGTTGGACGCTCAGATGTAATTTGTTCTTGGTTTTTATAAGGATTTTCATTTACTTAAAATATGTGCTACAAGGCCATTTCGTAAAAATCGACATCACTGTTTGTAACGTTCCTTTTGATTGGCTGCCACAGCGGCGTAAGCATTTCTAAGAGAAAAATGTCCATCAATGAAAATTGATTTTCACAGGGATTATGTTGTTCCGGTTGCTTTATGTGTTAAGATATAAGAAATGTTTGTTTCAATAATTCAGTCTTATCATACGCGTCAGTTTTTAAAGGTAAACATCTTCTCAGAAATAATTgtcatttttttccttttgcagctatatttgatttgaatGCCATGGTATTAGATATCTACCGAGACAAGCCCGACAGTACCGACCCCATCATCAACATCGATATCAGAAAGTTCCAGTGATATCCTACAAAATGACTCCAGATCTCGAGAAAATAGtgttatgttgtaaatatcatATAGGGTtagtttcaaataaaatataaagcGAATTTCAATGGAGTGTTATATTGTGCACATGTTTCACCGTTTTTGTTTGAGAATCGCTTTTTATTTATGTATGGAAATCTGGTTTCtgcaaatatgtaaatatgaacGGAGTGATTTCCAGGGTTTCGTTAGATTCTAATTCTAAAAAGCTATGGACACTAATTACCACATCAGACATAACAAAGAACGAATGTTAAATTAAAGTGACCtttatctaaaaataacaataaaatacgccgaaaaacaaacaaaaaagtattAATTGAAGGGAAAGCATGTAAATCATGACTGATCATACTATActtgtatttttcatttatatatgtgtgACTATGTTTTAACAAACAGGAGGTTGAAACAAGTTTAGTGGTAAACATCTATACGTTATTTCATCATATCCAATAACAGATAGAGGTTTAGAACGTTTGATtagccaaaaaaaaaatgtaaacatgttaaTCAAAACACCATACATAAGGATACACACTATTTTTTATAATGATTATGAATCCTTGTCATAAAGCTTCCGTTTTCATTGGAAATCAAGAATATGATGATCAATCATATTTGGATGACGTCATGATCACATGTAATTCCACGATGTAATTAAGCACACACTGTTTCATACAGGAACACCA
This genomic stretch from Pecten maximus chromosome 13, xPecMax1.1, whole genome shotgun sequence harbors:
- the LOC117340345 gene encoding uncharacterized protein LOC117340345; translated protein: MDQSPRVPITCLKLTGSHYDIGYELGMCMGKEIRDFMAEMSDDINNLKRYTDSAEGRKTYERFLDTVTSHYPLYRRELQGTADGAGVEFKKLFLFNIEPELTALYGNNSVVEAAPSSDECRHYPQSSGCTDIYIRNSKTDTFVLGHSEDGPPAMDKAGVWLDVDITDTWNGKTVKERFMSFTRAARRFFMRAILSAKNYHDIVNIVEKSPGVSSGYNINLIHPAPSSAGSPVHPAPSSAGSPGGLMCTCIEIAGHTDGVRKCVTPCADFFTHTNLYSQQRRTNGPKLKFGYDLISAIFDLNAMILDIYRDKPDSTDPIINIDIRAFQGYPTK